The Pseudomonas azadiae genome includes a window with the following:
- a CDS encoding histidine phosphatase family protein, producing MTIKPPSLALRLKRYSYIMLPLLLVGGAIGLTLESRTSRAEQVDGVQTLIFLRHGEKPAGGLGQLNCQGLNRAMNLATLLPEKFGNADFVFAANPTRNVEEGEQDNSYSYIRPLMTISPSAIKLGLPVNIKFSANDTSALADELVEDKYHNATIYTAWSHGYLPELINKVASEASGEKHTITDDWSGSDYDTLYVLTLTWHNGKASLLSRNYKQGLNDGDESCPEPTQVSADS from the coding sequence ATGACCATCAAACCTCCGAGCCTTGCGCTGCGCCTGAAACGATATTCATACATCATGTTGCCGCTGCTACTGGTAGGCGGCGCTATCGGCCTGACCCTGGAATCGCGCACCAGCCGCGCCGAGCAGGTCGACGGCGTGCAAACCCTGATATTCCTGCGCCACGGCGAGAAACCCGCCGGCGGCCTGGGCCAGCTCAATTGCCAAGGCCTCAACCGCGCGATGAACCTGGCCACCCTGCTGCCGGAAAAATTCGGCAATGCCGACTTCGTATTTGCCGCCAACCCGACACGTAATGTGGAAGAAGGCGAGCAGGACAATTCCTACAGCTACATTCGCCCCCTGATGACCATCAGCCCCAGCGCCATCAAGCTCGGCCTGCCGGTGAACATCAAGTTTTCCGCCAACGACACCAGCGCCCTCGCCGACGAGCTGGTGGAAGACAAGTACCACAACGCCACGATCTACACTGCCTGGTCCCACGGCTACCTGCCGGAATTGATCAACAAGGTGGCCAGCGAAGCCTCAGGCGAGAAGCACACCATCACCGATGACTGGTCCGGCAGCGACTACGACACGCTGTACGTGCTGACATTGACTTGGCACAACGGCAAGGCCTCACTGCTGAGCCGCAACTACAAGCAAGGCTTGAACGACGGCGACGAGAGCTGCCCGGAACCAACACAGGTGAGTGCCGATAGCTGA
- a CDS encoding glutathione S-transferase N-terminal domain-containing protein: MNPLAAFPINSKWPAQHPERLQLYSLATPNGVKVSIMLEELGLPYEAHKVSFETQDQLSAEFLSLNPNNKIPAIIDPNGPGGQPLALFESGAILIYLAEKTSRLLSEDPASRYETLQWLMLQMGGIGPMFGQLGFFNKFAGKAYEDKRPRDRYAAESRRLLGVLEKRLLGRTWIMGDDYSIADIAAFPWIRNLIGFYESGDLVGIADFPNVLRALDGFVARPAVIRGLTIPS; this comes from the coding sequence ATGAACCCACTTGCCGCGTTCCCGATCAACAGCAAATGGCCCGCCCAGCATCCCGAGCGCTTGCAACTGTACTCGCTGGCGACCCCCAACGGGGTAAAAGTATCGATCATGCTCGAAGAGCTGGGCCTGCCCTATGAAGCACACAAGGTCAGCTTCGAGACTCAGGACCAGTTGTCCGCCGAGTTCCTCTCGCTGAACCCCAACAACAAGATCCCCGCGATCATCGACCCCAATGGCCCCGGCGGCCAGCCGCTGGCGTTGTTCGAGTCCGGCGCGATCCTGATCTACCTGGCGGAGAAAACCAGCCGGCTGCTTTCCGAAGACCCGGCGAGCCGCTATGAGACGCTCCAGTGGCTGATGCTCCAGATGGGCGGTATCGGCCCGATGTTCGGCCAGTTGGGCTTTTTCAACAAGTTCGCCGGCAAGGCCTACGAAGACAAGCGCCCGCGCGACCGCTACGCCGCCGAATCCCGACGTCTGCTGGGCGTGCTGGAAAAGCGCCTGCTGGGCCGCACCTGGATCATGGGCGACGACTACAGCATCGCCGACATCGCCGCCTTTCCATGGATCCGCAACCTGATCGGCTTCTACGAATCCGGTGACTTGGTAGGCATCGCCGACTTCCCTAATGTACTGCGCGCGCTGGACGGTTTCGTCGCACGGCCGGCGGTGATCCGTGGCCTGACGATTCCGAGTTGA
- a CDS encoding PhzF family phenazine biosynthesis protein, translated as MPTFDFKQLDVFSSVPLKGNPLAVVFGADSLTDQQMADFANWTNLSETTFLLTPRDSRADYRVRIFTTLTELPFAGHPTLGSCHAWLQAGGIAKGEEIIQECEIGLVRIRRQGDELAFIAPPLLRSGPVEAPVLERVRLALGLASEEILRSQWVDNGAGWLAVMLADRRQVLDLRPDYSQLLGLAVGVIAPCDPARDPVDAQFEVRAFIAGDGAQEDPATGSLNAGVAQWLLAEGLAPERYVVSQGTALGRAGRIRVERQGEAIWVGGAVAVCIEGRLRL; from the coding sequence ATGCCGACTTTCGATTTCAAACAACTGGACGTCTTCAGCAGCGTACCGCTCAAGGGCAACCCGCTGGCGGTGGTGTTCGGCGCCGACAGCCTGACCGACCAGCAGATGGCGGACTTCGCCAATTGGACCAACCTCAGTGAAACCACGTTTTTGCTGACACCGCGTGATTCCAGGGCTGACTACAGGGTGCGCATTTTCACCACCCTGACGGAACTGCCGTTTGCCGGGCATCCGACGCTGGGCAGTTGCCACGCCTGGCTGCAGGCAGGCGGCATCGCCAAAGGCGAGGAAATCATCCAGGAGTGTGAGATTGGCTTGGTGCGTATCCGGCGCCAGGGCGATGAGCTGGCGTTTATCGCGCCGCCATTGTTGCGCTCAGGCCCGGTCGAAGCGCCTGTGCTGGAACGCGTCCGTCTGGCCTTGGGCTTGGCGTCCGAAGAGATTCTGCGCAGCCAATGGGTCGATAATGGCGCGGGCTGGCTGGCCGTGATGTTGGCTGATCGTCGCCAGGTGCTGGATTTACGTCCGGACTATTCGCAACTGCTGGGGCTGGCGGTGGGTGTGATTGCCCCTTGCGACCCCGCGCGGGATCCCGTGGATGCGCAATTTGAAGTCCGTGCCTTTATTGCCGGTGACGGTGCTCAGGAGGACCCGGCCACCGGCAGCCTGAACGCCGGCGTGGCTCAATGGCTGCTGGCCGAGGGCCTGGCGCCGGAGCGCTATGTGGTCAGCCAGGGCACGGCCCTGGGGCGGGCAGGGCGTATCCGGGTTGAACGCCAGGGCGAGGCCATCTGGGTGGGCGGCGCGGTCGCGGTGTGCATCGAAGGGCGTCTACGGCTCTAG
- the hemB gene encoding porphobilinogen synthase, whose product MTSQFPQARPRRLRRSPELRGLFQESEFTLNDLVLPIFVEEEIDDFVPITSMPGVQRIPEKKLAAEIERYARAGIKSVMTFGVSHHLDASGSDTWKEHGLVSRMSSTIKDAVPEMIVMSDTCFCEYTDHGHCGVMHGAHVDNDATLVNLGRQAVAAARAGADVIAPSAAMDGQVQAIRRALDEAGFTHIPIMAYSTKFASALYGPFREAGGSALKGDRKSYQMNPMNRREAVRESLLDEQEGADALMVKPAGAYLDIIRDIREASRLPVAAYQVSGEYAMIKFGAQAGAIDEDRVVRETLGSIKRAGADLIFTYFAMDLALAGI is encoded by the coding sequence ATGACCAGTCAGTTCCCCCAAGCCCGTCCACGCCGCCTGCGCCGCTCCCCGGAGTTGCGTGGCTTGTTCCAGGAAAGCGAGTTCACCCTTAACGACCTGGTGTTGCCGATTTTTGTCGAAGAAGAAATCGACGACTTCGTGCCGATCACCAGCATGCCGGGCGTACAGCGCATCCCGGAAAAGAAGCTGGCCGCCGAGATCGAGCGTTATGCGCGCGCCGGCATCAAGTCGGTGATGACCTTTGGTGTCTCCCACCATTTGGACGCCAGCGGCAGCGACACCTGGAAAGAACACGGCCTGGTCTCGCGCATGTCCTCGACCATCAAGGACGCCGTGCCGGAAATGATCGTGATGTCCGACACCTGCTTCTGTGAGTACACCGATCACGGTCACTGCGGCGTGATGCACGGTGCCCATGTCGATAACGATGCGACCCTGGTCAACCTCGGCAGGCAAGCTGTGGCCGCGGCGCGCGCCGGTGCCGATGTGATCGCCCCTTCGGCGGCGATGGATGGCCAGGTCCAGGCGATCCGCCGCGCGCTGGATGAGGCGGGTTTCACCCATATCCCGATCATGGCGTACTCCACCAAATTCGCCTCGGCGCTTTACGGCCCGTTCCGCGAAGCCGGTGGCAGCGCGCTCAAGGGCGACCGCAAAAGCTATCAGATGAACCCGATGAACCGCCGCGAAGCCGTGCGCGAATCGCTGCTGGACGAACAGGAAGGCGCGGATGCGCTGATGGTCAAACCGGCGGGGGCCTACCTCGACATCATCCGCGACATCCGCGAAGCCTCGCGTCTGCCGGTGGCGGCGTATCAGGTCAGCGGTGAGTACGCGATGATCAAGTTCGGCGCCCAGGCCGGGGCAATTGACGAGGATCGCGTGGTGCGCGAAACGTTGGGGTCGATCAAGCGTGCGGGTGCGGATTTGATTTTTACCTACTTTGCGATGGATTTGGCGTTGGCGGGGATCTGA